In Rhinoraja longicauda isolate Sanriku21f chromosome 12, sRhiLon1.1, whole genome shotgun sequence, the DNA window aggggggaggggagggggaagggggtagtgagggggacctccccttttcccagtacccctctttccccgttgggcccgtcctcgtagggtttcaattgtaaccgggaggggggagagagggtggaaggaggggggagggggagagggatggaagggtggagggagggggagggattgggggagggagggatggagggaaggagggaggggggagttaggggggagggagttggggaggagggggggagggagtggggatggaggtgggaaggaggggggatgaaggggttgaggggggaagggggacctccccttttcccagtacccctctttccccgttgggcccgtccccgtagggtttccattgtaaccgggaggggggagggagggtggaaggaggggggagggggagagggatggaatggtggagggaggggggagggagtgggggagggtgggatggagggaaggagggagcgggggagttaggggctgagtggtgatggaggttgggattgaggggggagggaggggggagggagtggggattgaggtgggaaggaggggggaggaaggggttgaggggggaagtgggacctccccttttcccagtacccctctttccccgttgggcccgtccccgtatagtttccattgtaaccgggagggggggagggagggtggaaggaggggggagggggagagggatggaatggtggagggaggggggagggagtgggggagggtgggatggagggaaggagggagggggggagttaggggctgagtggtgatggaggttgggattgaggggggagggagggggggagggagtggggatggaggtgggaaggagtggggaggaaggggttgaggggagaagggggggggagggagggaataggggccccatgctgatctgtgtatgttaagtgacttgcacaactttaaaaaactggcagttgcctttcgcaacaatgttgcaacaatctcacacaagcattgtgacgtcacaagctgaagatgtaaatttaaaaccgagctgatctctgattggtgcacgggtgccattgtgacatcacgcgctgaagccccttcaagaaaagggttagaaatgaaaatttaaactttaatatctctctagctttaaaaaggtaacttcaatttgaacgaaagtacttacaatagttgcccacgttaatggtgaatatggcggtacaaaaatcgtagcgctttggtgtaccttcagggaggagtagggtttgtaagttatggacagaaattcttcggaatcttccgtacatacacatatacatacatacatacggaatgttggaccgcagagttttagtagtataagatagatagatagatagatagatagatagatagatagatagatagatagagatatatgtgggtgtgtgagtatatatgtatatatatactctcaattatatatatatatattttttaaatcccttTCGGACacttcctcctacttatccttggaccacgaTCCCACACATGAGCACCATTTGtcaaagggtctcgaaccgaaacgttacccattccttctctccagggatgctgcctgccccgctgagttactccagcattttgtgtctgtctttggtttataccagcatctgtatttccttcctacacatatatttgtgtgtgtgtctatatctatatatacataCAATATATACACTATattgacctgaaaggtcatctattcctcctctccagagatgctgcctgacctgctgagttactccagcactttgtgtctctcttcaacaTGTAACTTGGCTGGGCAAGCACAGAGCTCGAGGGGTTAAATTTCAGACAAACATTGAAACTGAAAACAAGTGATTTCCTGGAATCCACGTTCTCATTTTTGATCTGGCTCTGCACTGCTGGGGCAACGCAGAATGGCGGCTGCAGGCTTGACGGAAGAGTTGACCTGTGCAGTGTGCCTGGGTTTGTACCAGGACCCTGTGGCACTGCCCTGCCAGCACAGTTTCTGTGCCAAATGTATCGGTGATTTCTGGGACCATTCAGTGACCAGTTTTGGGGTCACCTGTCCTCAATGTCGCAGAAACTTCAAGCCCAGGCCCAGCCTGGTGAAGAACCACACTCTGCAGAACATCGTGGAGAAGTACAGCCAGTGCCAGCCCACTGCCACTGCTGCCCGGCCCAGCCCCGTGATGTGTGAGTACTGTACCGACAGCCCATCCCCGGCTGTGAAGACGTGCCTCAAATGTGAAACCTCCTTCTGCTCCCACCATCTGCAGCCGCATCTGACCAAGCAGATCTACAAGGACCACGGGCTGATCGAGCCCATTGCTGACTTCACCACCAGGCAGTGCCCAACTCATAAGAAGGTCCTTGAGTTCTACTGCGAGCAGGACCAGGAGTGCGTGTGTATATCCTGCACTGTCATCGGGAAACACAAATCCCACTCTCTGCTGACTGTGGAGGAGGCAAAGGACAAAATCAAGGTGAGCAAAGTTCTCGAGGAgttggaattacagaccagttagcctgacatcggtggtggggaagatgttggagtcaattattaaagaggtaataatggtgcatttggatagcagtaaaaggataagtccaagtcagcatgtatttttgaaagggaaatcatgcttgactaatcttctggaatcttttgaggatgtgacaagtaaaatggatgaaggggagccagtggatgtagtgtatctagactttcagaaagcctttgataaggtcccacaagggagattggtgagcaaaattagagcacatggtattgggggtagggtgttgacatagatagaaaattggttggcagacaggaagcaaagagtaggagtaaacgggcacttttcagaatggcaggcattggcgagtggagtgccgcaaggctcggtgtaggggccacaactgtttactatatattaatgatttggatgagggaattagaagcaacactagcaagtttgaggatgacacaaagctggtggcagtgtgaagaagatgttaagaggttgcagggtgacctggacaggttaagtgagtgggcagaagcgtggcagatgcagtataatatctgcatgttaaatgtgaggttatccactttggtggcaaaaacaaggaggcagattattatctcaatggtgttaggttaggtaagggggaagtgcagcgagacctgggtgtctttgttgacgtgcaggtacagcaggcagtgaagaaagataatggcatgttggccttcataccgagaggattcgagtataggagtaaagagggtcttctgcagttgtatagggccctggtaagatcacatctggagtattgtgtacagttttggtctcctaatttgaggaaggagatccttgtaattgaggcagtgcagcgtaggttcacgagattgatccctgggattgcgggactgtcatataaggaaagattgaaaagactaggcttgtattcactgaagtttagaaggatgagaggggatcttatagaaacatataaaattataaaaggactggacaagctagatgcaggaaaaatgttcccaatgttgggcgagtccagaaccaggggccacagtcttacaataaagaggaggccatttaaaactgaggtgagaaggatctttttcacccagaaagttgtgaatttgtggaattttctgccagagaacagtggaggccaaatcactggatggatttaagagagagttagatagagctctaggggcgagtggaatcaagggatatggggagaaggcaggcatgggttattgattgtggacgatcagccatgatcacgatgaatggcgatgctggctcgaagggccgaatggcatcctcctgcacctattttctttgtttctgtttCTCCAGTAAATGTTCCACCAGGCTCATCCCCAGATCTGATGGGACTTTCATCATGTTTGGGAAGATTGCAAGGGTTGTCTGAGTTTGAAGAAAAGTTTGGTTGGGGTTATCGTGTTGGAGGTCGAGCTATAGTCAATCAAGAAGACTCAGACATAGATGTCCTTGTCTCACCACGGTcactccaccctctcctctcccatcaggcaggcggTACAGacgagtgaaaacgcacacctccagattcagggacagtttctctccatctgtcatcaggcaactgaaccatcctatcaccaactagagagcggtcctgacttcccatctacctcattagcaaccctcagactatctttaattgggcgTCATCTTGgattaaactttattccctttatcctgtatctgtccactgtggacggctcgattgtaatcatgcatagtctttccgctaactgggtagcatgcaacaaaaaagttttgcactgtacacctgacaataaactaaatgaactgacataaactaaacaaaatgaactaaaataaaaattatccAGATGTTTCAGGGATGAGTTGAGGTTCTGGGAGATGGCATCTGCCG includes these proteins:
- the LOC144599018 gene encoding E3 ubiquitin/ISG15 ligase TRIM25-like isoform X2, translated to MAAAGLTEELTCAVCLGLYQDPVALPCQHSFCAKCIGDFWDHSVTSFGVTCPQCRRNFKPRPSLVKNHTLQNIVEKYSQCQPTATAARPSPVMCEYCTDSPSPAVKTCLKCETSFCSHHLQPHLTKQIYKDHGLIEPIADFTTRQCPTHKKVLEFYCEQDQECVCISCTVIGKHKSHSLLTVEEAKDKIKGKLQSEVKDLREHQNDCTSKQQSLKHQESEIKRHIKEMRKKLSTEFSGWRKQLEEDEKTVLKMIDDEEQRVLNRIKSESGSLVEKMDKLQLIDKESQDQDQKDALSFIQDVKKLLARYSQLGNITPSPDVAVHPTYLHSNYVGSNPYFQQTYTNQMA